A part of Capsicum annuum cultivar UCD-10X-F1 chromosome 6, UCD10Xv1.1, whole genome shotgun sequence genomic DNA contains:
- the LOC107874833 gene encoding beta-amyrin 6-beta-monooxygenase — protein sequence MEAMVPYLLAFLVLHLSLFFIFFHRRGDSNSKNLPPGSSGWPLLGENMEFAFLGPQKFIKDRMEKYSPEVFQTSIMGEKMAFFCGAQGNKFLFSSENKLLTSWWPQSMKKALLFPEYVENSLKEVSALKRSFHHDILKPEALKQYIPVMDALAREHLDVNWDSNGVVKVFPLSKKYTFDLACRLFMSLVDPEEIKRLADPFTLVTNGMFSMPIDLPGTAYNRAIKGGKMVRDELMRIITQRRKELMENQETAGRDLLSKMLLVTDEDGKLMSEMEISNNIIGMLVASFETTSSAVTSVLNYLAELPHVYDEVYREQIAIAKTKGAEELLTWEDIEKMKYSWNAARESLRLTPPAQGSFRETVTDFTYAGFTVPKGWKTFWSVHSTHKNPNYFSDPEKFDPSRFEGSGPAPFTFVPFGGGPRMCPGKEYARLEVLVFMHNVVKRFKLEKEIPDEKIVFHASPVPVHGLPVRLLPHENQLEEKETSSFCIKK from the exons ATGGAAGCCATGGTTCCTTACCTGTTAGCCTTTCTAGTCCTTCACCTATCtctctttttcatcttcttccaCCGTAGAGGCGATTCGAATAGCAAGAATCTTCCACCAGGATCTTCTGGATGGCCATTGTTAGGAGAAAACATGGAGTTTGCCTTTTTAGGTCCTCAGAAATTCATCAAAGATAGAATGGAGAAGTACTCGCCCGAGGTTTTCCAAACATCAATCATGGGAGAGAAAATGGCATTCTTTTGTGGTGCACAAGGAAATAAGTTCTTGTTCTCAAGTGAAAACAAACTTCTCACCTCATGGTGGCCACAATCCATGAAAAAGGCTTTGCTTTTCCCCGAGTATGTGGAGAACTCATTGAAAGAAGTATCAGCTTTGAAACGTAGTTTTCATCATGATATTCTCAAGCCTGAGGCTCTAAAACAATACATTCCGGTCATGGATGCCTTGGCTCGTGAACATCTAGATGTAAATTGGGATTCTAATGGAGTAGTCAAGGTTTTCCCTTTATCGAAGAAGTACACGTTTGATTTGGCATGTCGATTGTTCATGAGTCTGGTAGATCCAGAGGAAATAAAGAGGTTGGCTGATCCTTTTACTCTTGTTACGAATGGAATGTTCTCCATGCCTATCGATTTGCCTGGAACAGCATATAATCGCGCAATCAAAGGCGGGAAAATGGTGAGGGATGAACTTATGAGGATCATTACACAGAGGAGAAAGGAACTGATGGAGAATCAAGAGACAGCAGGCAGAGACTTGTTGTCGAAAATGTTACTTGTCACTGATGAAGACGGAAAACTTATGAGTGAAATGGAGATTTCCAACAACATAATAGGAATGCTAGTGGCTAGTTTTGAGACTACTAGTAGTGCAGTCACCAGTGTTTTAAATTACCTCGCGGAACTTCCCCACGTCTATGATGAAGTCTACAGAG AACAAATTGCAATTGCAAAGACCAAAGGAGCAGAGGAGTTGCTAACCTGGGAGGACATTGAGAAGATGAAGTATTCCTGGAACGCAGCTCGTGAATCACTGAGACTAACTCCACCAGCTCAAGGATCTTTCAGGGAAACAGTCACTGACTTTACATATGCAGGTTTCACAGTTCCAAAAGGGTGGAAG ACATTTTGGTCAGTTCACTCAACACATAAGAATCCCAACTACTTCTCTGATCCTGAAAAGTTTGATCCTTCAAGGTTTGAAGGAAGCGGTCCTGCACCCTTCACGTTTGTACCCTTCGGTGGAGGACCTCGTATGTGCCCAGGAAAAGAGTATGCTCGACTGGAAGTACTAGTGTTCATGCACAATGTAGTAAAAAGATTTAAACTAGAAAAGGAGATTCCAGATGAGAAGATTGTGTTCCATGCTTCTCCTGTCCCAGTGCATGGACTTCCGGTTCGACTTCTTCCTCATGAAAATCAACTTGAAGAAAAAGAAACCTCTTCTTTTTGTATAAAGAAATAA